One window of the Pseudomonas knackmussii B13 genome contains the following:
- the purU gene encoding formyltetrahydrofolate deformylase: MRTFRLVIACPDGVGIVAKVSNFLATYNGWITEASHHSDNDSGWFFMRHEIRADSLPFDLAGFRQAFAPIAREFSMEWRITDSAVKKRVVLMASRESHCLADLLHRWHSGELDCEIPCVIANHDDLRSMVEWHGIPYFHVPVDPKNKQPAFERVSQLIDEHQADNVVLARYMQILPPDLCQKYRHQVINIHHSFLPSFVGAKPYHQASLRGVKLIGATCHYVTEELDAGPIIEQDVVRISHRDNIEDLVRLGKDVEKLVLARGLRYHLEDRVLVHDNKTVVFD; this comes from the coding sequence ATGCGCACTTTTCGACTGGTGATCGCTTGCCCCGATGGGGTTGGCATTGTCGCCAAGGTGAGTAATTTCCTGGCCACCTATAACGGCTGGATCACCGAGGCCAGTCACCACTCCGACAACGACAGCGGCTGGTTCTTCATGCGCCACGAGATCCGTGCCGACTCGCTGCCGTTCGACCTCGCCGGCTTCCGCCAGGCCTTCGCGCCCATCGCGCGCGAGTTCTCCATGGAATGGCGCATTACCGATTCGGCAGTGAAGAAGCGCGTGGTGCTGATGGCCAGCCGCGAGTCGCATTGCCTGGCCGACCTGCTGCACCGCTGGCACAGCGGCGAGCTGGATTGCGAGATTCCCTGCGTGATCGCCAACCACGACGACCTGCGCAGCATGGTCGAGTGGCACGGTATTCCTTACTTCCATGTACCGGTCGATCCGAAGAACAAGCAGCCGGCTTTCGAGCGCGTGTCGCAGCTGATCGACGAACACCAGGCCGACAACGTGGTGCTGGCGCGCTACATGCAGATCCTGCCGCCGGACCTGTGCCAGAAGTACCGCCACCAGGTGATCAACATCCACCACAGCTTCCTGCCCTCGTTCGTCGGCGCCAAGCCGTACCACCAGGCCTCGCTGCGCGGCGTGAAGCTGATCGGCGCGACCTGCCACTATGTCACCGAGGAACTGGACGCCGGCCCGATCATCGAGCAGGACGTGGTGCGCATCAGCCACCGCGACAACATCGAAGACCTGGTGCGCCTGGGCAAGGACGTGGAAAAGCTGGTGCTGGCGCGCGGCCTGCGCTATCACCTGGAAGACCGCGTGCTGGTGCACGACAACAAGACCGTAGTGTTCGACTGA
- the mvaT gene encoding histone-like nucleoid-structuring protein MvaT codes for MSLINEYRATEEAIKELQDRLKSLEQDDKLKKELEFEGKLRALMGGYGKSLRDIIALLDPDAKLTKSPRAAKSTGTKRARKVKQYKNPHNGEVIETKGGNHKTLKEWKAKWGAETVESWATLLG; via the coding sequence ATGTCGCTGATCAATGAGTACCGCGCCACCGAAGAAGCCATCAAGGAACTTCAAGATCGTCTGAAATCCCTCGAACAGGATGACAAACTGAAGAAGGAACTGGAGTTCGAAGGGAAACTCCGGGCTTTGATGGGCGGTTATGGCAAGTCCCTGCGCGACATCATTGCGCTGCTCGATCCGGACGCCAAGCTGACCAAGTCCCCGCGCGCGGCCAAGAGCACTGGCACCAAACGCGCTCGCAAGGTCAAGCAATACAAGAACCCGCACAACGGCGAAGTGATCGAAACCAAGGGCGGCAACCACAAGACGCTCAAGGAATGGAAAGCCAAGTGGGGCGCCGAGACCGTCGAGAGCTGGGCCACCCTGCTCGGCTAA
- the sbcB gene encoding exodeoxyribonuclease I gives MNASIFWYDYETTGIDPRRDRPLQVAGIRTDEALNEIEAPLNFYCRPSDDILPHPAACLITGITPQRLEAEGLGEAEFMTRLHAELARPGTCVAGYNTLRFDDEVTRYSLYRNFFDPYAREWQGGNSRWDLIDLVRTTFALRPEGIEWPRNEEGVVTLKLERLTQANGIEHGQAHDALSDVRATIALARLVRERQPKLYDYLYRLRSKTAVLDQVRLLQPLVHVSGRFSAARNFLSVVLPLAWHPRNRNALIVCDLGLDPAPLLDLDGDALRSCLYTRRNELAEGELPVPLKLVHVNRCPVLAPLSVLREADRQRLQIDLDGQLQRAELLRENKSVWQAKLASIYAEENFAASQDPEQQLYDGFIGDRDRRLCEEVRRAEPARLGKEQWPFDDPRLGELLFRYRARNFPETLSGLEQEQWREFCRCRLSLEEYGAPNTLGSFEVALAGQLENTGVQGQALLQEWQAYAANLRQRYGL, from the coding sequence ATGAACGCCAGCATTTTCTGGTACGACTACGAAACCACCGGTATCGATCCGCGCCGCGACCGCCCGCTGCAGGTCGCCGGCATCCGCACCGACGAGGCGCTCAACGAGATCGAGGCGCCGCTGAACTTCTACTGCCGTCCCAGCGACGACATCCTGCCGCATCCGGCGGCCTGCCTGATCACCGGCATCACCCCGCAGCGCCTGGAAGCCGAGGGCCTGGGCGAGGCGGAGTTCATGACCCGGCTGCATGCCGAGCTGGCCCGTCCGGGCACCTGCGTGGCGGGTTACAACACCCTGCGCTTCGACGACGAGGTGACGCGCTACAGCCTCTATCGCAATTTCTTCGATCCCTATGCCCGCGAATGGCAGGGCGGCAACAGCCGCTGGGACCTCATAGACCTCGTGCGCACCACCTTCGCGCTGCGCCCGGAAGGCATCGAGTGGCCGCGCAACGAAGAGGGTGTGGTGACGCTTAAGCTGGAGCGTCTTACCCAGGCCAATGGCATCGAGCATGGCCAGGCCCACGACGCGCTGTCCGACGTGCGCGCGACCATCGCCCTGGCTCGCCTGGTTCGTGAGCGCCAGCCCAAACTGTACGACTACCTGTATCGCCTGCGCAGCAAGACGGCGGTGCTCGATCAGGTGCGCCTGTTGCAGCCGCTGGTGCATGTCTCCGGGCGCTTCTCCGCGGCGCGCAATTTCCTTTCGGTGGTGTTGCCGCTGGCCTGGCATCCGCGCAATCGCAATGCGCTGATCGTCTGCGACCTGGGGCTCGATCCGGCGCCCCTGCTCGACCTGGATGGCGACGCCCTGCGCAGCTGCCTCTACACCCGTCGCAACGAACTGGCAGAAGGCGAACTGCCGGTGCCGCTGAAGCTGGTGCACGTCAATCGCTGCCCCGTGCTGGCGCCACTGAGTGTGTTGCGCGAGGCGGATCGGCAGCGCTTGCAGATTGATCTGGACGGCCAACTGCAGCGCGCCGAGTTGCTGCGCGAGAACAAGTCCGTCTGGCAGGCCAAGCTGGCTTCGATATATGCCGAGGAAAACTTTGCGGCCAGCCAGGATCCGGAACAACAGCTATATGACGGATTTATTGGCGACCGCGACCGTCGACTCTGCGAAGAGGTGCGTCGGGCGGAGCCTGCGCGGCTCGGCAAAGAGCAATGGCCGTTCGATGATCCGCGCCTGGGTGAGTTGCTGTTCCGCTATCGCGCGAGAAATTTCCCGGAAACTTTGTCGGGACTCGAACAGGAACAATGGCGAGAGTTCTGCCGTTGCCGGCTGAGTCTCGAGGAGTACGGTGCGCCGAACACCCTCGGGAGTTTCGAAGTGGCCCTGGCTGGACAGCTTGAAAATACTGGCGTGCAGGGACAGGCGCTGCTGCAAGAGTGGCAAGCCTATGCGGCGAACTTGCGCCAGCGTTATGGCTTGTAG
- a CDS encoding DUF975 family protein: MTTNSSDNPYATPGSSLHEPRVNSGALSVEEALARDYDFRIGEVLGEAWHKVKGMKGTLIGAVLIYGVAINVISFVIALVLGLLGLFQVSHAGTQVLEIVVNVFAGALCYPLLAGLNLIGIRRAADQPAEINEMFSHFGLFTPLFITGLGITALIYLGMFLLLLPGIYLGVAYSLAVPLLVERNLSPWQAMEASRKAISKHWFKVFGLFLAIGGILLLSAIPLGIGLVWTLPMAIIAIGVLYRTIFGVLPPAN; this comes from the coding sequence ATGACGACGAACAGCAGCGACAATCCCTACGCCACGCCCGGCAGCAGCCTCCACGAACCTCGCGTGAACTCCGGCGCCCTCAGCGTCGAAGAAGCCCTCGCCCGCGACTATGACTTCCGCATCGGCGAAGTGCTCGGCGAAGCCTGGCACAAGGTGAAAGGCATGAAGGGCACGTTGATTGGCGCCGTGCTCATCTACGGTGTGGCGATCAACGTCATCAGCTTCGTGATCGCCCTCGTCCTCGGCCTGCTGGGCCTGTTCCAGGTGTCGCACGCCGGCACCCAGGTCCTGGAGATCGTGGTGAACGTCTTCGCCGGCGCGCTCTGCTACCCGCTGCTGGCCGGGCTCAACCTGATCGGCATCCGCCGCGCGGCCGACCAACCGGCGGAGATCAACGAAATGTTCAGCCACTTCGGCCTGTTCACGCCGCTGTTCATCACCGGCCTGGGGATAACCGCGCTCATCTACCTGGGCATGTTCCTGTTGCTGCTGCCGGGCATCTACCTGGGCGTCGCCTATTCGCTGGCCGTGCCGCTGCTGGTCGAGCGCAACCTCTCGCCCTGGCAGGCCATGGAGGCTTCGCGCAAGGCGATCAGCAAGCACTGGTTCAAGGTCTTCGGCTTGTTCCTGGCCATCGGCGGCATCCTCCTGCTGAGCGCCATCCCGCTGGGCATCGGCCTGGTGTGGACGCTGCCGATGGCCATCATCGCCATCGGCGTGCTCTATCGCACCATCTTCGGCGTACTGCCGCCGGCGAATTGA
- a CDS encoding RDD family protein produces the protein MSQPPALIAAAPPRPAPSPAAAPLDTRYQVETPEGIDLLLRPAGPVARGLAYLIDLGIRVLLMLAMFILLAFLGQLGTGLGLLLTFLVTWWYMVLFEVLNQGRSPGKQVMGLRVVHDDGTPVGWSASLLRNLLRFADILPFGYTLGLLACLSNPAFKRLGDLAAGTLVIYRDPLPGKPALPQVPAQLPPCPLSLAEQRAFTGFAERSAGLSAARREELAGILAEPLNVPAAQAEARIQGIASGLLGGGLATP, from the coding sequence ATGTCACAGCCACCTGCCTTGATCGCCGCCGCGCCGCCCCGCCCCGCCCCTTCGCCAGCCGCTGCACCGCTGGACACCCGCTACCAGGTGGAGACCCCGGAAGGCATCGACCTGCTGCTGCGCCCGGCCGGCCCGGTGGCTCGCGGCCTGGCCTACCTCATCGACCTGGGCATCCGCGTACTGCTGATGCTGGCGATGTTCATCCTGCTGGCCTTCCTCGGCCAGCTCGGCACCGGCCTCGGCCTGCTGCTCACCTTCCTCGTGACCTGGTGGTACATGGTGCTCTTCGAGGTGCTGAACCAGGGCCGCTCGCCGGGCAAACAGGTGATGGGGCTGCGCGTGGTGCACGACGACGGCACGCCGGTCGGCTGGTCCGCTTCGCTGCTGCGCAACCTGCTGCGCTTCGCCGACATCCTGCCCTTCGGCTACACGCTCGGCCTGCTCGCCTGCCTGTCCAACCCGGCATTCAAGCGCCTGGGCGATCTCGCCGCCGGCACCCTGGTGATCTACCGTGATCCGCTGCCCGGCAAACCGGCGCTGCCGCAAGTGCCGGCGCAATTGCCGCCGTGCCCGCTGAGCCTGGCCGAACAACGCGCCTTCACTGGCTTCGCCGAACGCAGCGCCGGCCTTTCGGCGGCGCGGCGCGAAGAGCTGGCCGGTATCCTTGCCGAGCCGCTCAACGTACCCGCCGCACAGGCCGAAGCTCGTATCCAGGGCATCGCCAGCGGGCTGCTCGGCGGAGGCCTGGCCACGCCATGA
- a CDS encoding stage II sporulation protein M: protein MKQSLFEQRHRGEWKRFGKRLEQLETGKREDAGRAEEFASEYRSICQQLALAQDRGYSSHLIDQLQQLAMRGHQQFYRHRSHLGARLIGFLLAGFPRLVREEWRAIAVASLLFYGSLLLMGLLVFYFPDLVYSLVSPDRVADMEAMYSPDASRLGPLAERGAGDNWQMFAFYVMNNIGIAFQTFASGLLFCLGSLFFLFFNGLMIGAVAGHLTQIGYVQTFWSFVVGHGAFELTAITFAGAAGLKLGWALLAPGRLSRGEALREAAARAIRLVAGVILLLLIAAFVEGYWSSLTRFPPMVKYGVGAALWLLVGSYFLFAGRRTHAPD, encoded by the coding sequence ATGAAGCAGAGCCTGTTCGAACAGCGCCACCGCGGCGAATGGAAACGCTTCGGCAAGCGCCTGGAGCAGCTGGAAACCGGCAAGCGCGAAGACGCCGGACGCGCCGAAGAATTCGCCAGCGAGTACCGCAGCATCTGCCAGCAATTGGCGCTGGCCCAGGACCGCGGCTACAGCAGCCATCTGATCGACCAGCTGCAACAACTGGCCATGCGCGGCCACCAACAGTTCTACCGCCATCGCAGCCATCTCGGTGCGCGCCTGATCGGCTTCCTCCTCGCCGGCTTTCCCCGCCTGGTGCGCGAGGAGTGGCGCGCCATCGCCGTGGCCAGCCTGCTGTTCTACGGCAGCCTGCTGCTCATGGGCCTGCTGGTGTTCTACTTCCCCGACCTGGTCTACAGCCTGGTCAGCCCCGACCGGGTCGCCGACATGGAAGCCATGTACTCCCCCGACGCCAGCCGCCTCGGCCCGCTCGCCGAGCGCGGCGCCGGGGACAACTGGCAGATGTTCGCCTTCTACGTGATGAACAACATCGGCATCGCCTTCCAGACCTTCGCCAGTGGCCTGTTGTTCTGCCTCGGCAGCCTGTTCTTCCTGTTCTTCAACGGCCTGATGATCGGCGCGGTGGCCGGCCACCTGACGCAGATCGGTTACGTGCAGACCTTCTGGTCCTTCGTCGTCGGCCACGGCGCCTTCGAGCTGACCGCCATCACCTTCGCCGGCGCCGCCGGGCTCAAGCTCGGCTGGGCGCTGCTCGCGCCCGGCCGCCTAAGCCGCGGCGAAGCGCTGCGCGAAGCGGCGGCACGGGCGATCCGGCTGGTCGCCGGGGTCATCCTGCTGCTGCTGATCGCCGCCTTCGTCGAGGGCTACTGGTCGTCGCTCACGCGCTTCCCGCCGATGGTCAAGTACGGCGTCGGCGCCGCGCTCTGGCTGCTGGTCGGCAGCTACTTCCTGTTCGCCGGACGCCGCACCCATGCGCCTGACTGA
- a CDS encoding DUF4129 domain-containing protein, which translates to MRLTDASVAIRPRSAWEALDLGVLLARRHAGLLTASWAAVTLPIFVVLSLALWNYPGLAILLFWWLKPAFERLPLYILSRALFGDTPTLRESLRAFPGLLRRQLLPSLLWRRFSPTRSFDLPVQQLEGLKGRERSQRLIVLGQRNAAGATWLTVIGMHFEAALYLGLMALLYLLLPQQWLSDWKWQALLNVLQGDLQWLEHLANLLYAVALVVWEPVYVACGFSLYLNRRTELEAWDIELTFRRLRQRLIGSAYALLLLCASALLLLPTPSAWAAEEAGASSCPLPQTDPNGPDAPRLQHQRLSSEQSRQAAHSLLDAPPFRNRETQTQWQLGEAKEEKAKQSDADMKAFFDALRHWKPFEFIAQSVQALLWAALLALAFLLLWRYRAWLRLFAERLGLPQRAKREAPPVLFGLELTPESLPGDIAGEAERLWDEQPRAALGLLYRALLSRLLHDFRLPLRESTTEGEVLQSVASLQRPELDSYAQLLTGRWQDLAYGHRLPAANYKQALCDGWRGLFDARVTP; encoded by the coding sequence ATGCGCCTGACTGACGCCAGCGTGGCGATCCGCCCGCGCAGCGCCTGGGAAGCGCTGGACCTCGGCGTGCTCCTGGCGCGCCGCCATGCCGGTCTGCTGACGGCGAGCTGGGCGGCCGTGACGCTGCCGATCTTCGTCGTGCTCAGCCTGGCGCTGTGGAACTACCCTGGCCTGGCGATCCTGCTGTTCTGGTGGCTGAAGCCGGCCTTCGAGCGCCTGCCGCTGTACATCCTTTCCCGCGCGCTGTTCGGCGACACCCCGACCCTACGCGAATCCCTGCGCGCCTTCCCCGGCCTGCTGCGACGCCAGTTGCTGCCCAGCCTGCTGTGGCGGCGCTTCAGCCCGACGCGCAGCTTCGACCTACCGGTGCAGCAACTCGAAGGCCTCAAGGGCCGCGAGCGCAGCCAGCGGCTGATCGTCCTCGGCCAGCGCAACGCCGCCGGCGCGACCTGGCTGACGGTGATCGGCATGCACTTCGAGGCCGCGCTCTACCTCGGGCTGATGGCCTTGCTCTACCTGCTGCTGCCGCAGCAATGGTTGTCGGACTGGAAATGGCAGGCGCTGCTCAACGTGCTGCAGGGCGACCTGCAATGGCTGGAGCACCTGGCCAACCTGCTCTACGCCGTGGCCCTGGTGGTCTGGGAGCCGGTCTACGTGGCCTGCGGCTTCAGCCTCTACCTGAACCGCCGCACCGAGCTGGAAGCCTGGGATATCGAGCTGACCTTCCGCCGCCTGCGCCAGCGCCTCATCGGCAGCGCCTACGCGCTCCTGCTGCTCTGCGCCAGTGCGCTGTTACTGCTACCCACGCCCTCCGCCTGGGCCGCCGAAGAGGCCGGCGCCAGCAGTTGCCCGTTGCCGCAGACCGATCCCAACGGCCCCGACGCGCCGCGCCTGCAGCATCAGCGCCTGAGCAGCGAACAGTCGCGCCAGGCCGCCCACTCTCTGCTCGACGCCCCGCCCTTCCGCAACCGCGAGACGCAAACCCAATGGCAACTGGGCGAAGCGAAGGAAGAAAAGGCGAAGCAAAGCGACGCCGACATGAAGGCGTTCTTCGACGCCCTGCGCCACTGGAAGCCCTTCGAGTTCATCGCCCAATCCGTGCAGGCCCTGCTCTGGGCCGCGCTACTCGCCCTGGCCTTCCTCCTGCTGTGGCGCTACCGCGCCTGGCTGCGCCTGTTTGCCGAGCGCCTGGGCCTGCCGCAGCGCGCCAAACGCGAAGCGCCGCCCGTACTTTTCGGTCTGGAGCTGACCCCGGAAAGCCTGCCCGGCGACATTGCCGGCGAAGCCGAACGCCTGTGGGACGAACAGCCACGCGCCGCCCTCGGCCTGCTCTACCGCGCCCTGCTCAGCCGCCTGCTGCACGACTTCCGCCTGCCGCTGCGCGAATCGACCACCGAGGGTGAAGTCCTGCAGAGCGTGGCGAGCCTGCAGCGCCCCGAGCTGGACAGCTACGCGCAGTTGCTCACCGGCCGCTGGCAGGACCTCGCCTACGGCCATCGCCTGCCCGCCGCCAACTACAAGCAGGCACTGTGCGACGGCTGGCGCGGCCTGTTCGATGCCCGGGTGACGCCATGA
- a CDS encoding DUF4350 domain-containing protein → MTRTTRALLVVLLLAVLSGLGYYLVQNLHPQTRTLELGPAPEARANPYLAAERYLRGRGLSVNSVRSLEGLDQMPSKGHTLVLLGSRNSITPGQNRQLMSWVEQGGSLIVTAEHLWDDKTGKSGDPLLDPLGVRQYLSKDLDKAPGIGTDGDKGQTQDAEGADTDAAPPAETDDPTRASADDAYPDLTKLYLDNEQAPAYFGFDTEYHLFDSKNLAYAWANSHDTTHLLQLQQGEGLITVLTDNWIWQNDKLDEYDNAWLLWYLTQDSAVTLVYRADSDSLLSLLLRNYPQALLAGALLLALVLWRVSLRQGPLQPVPSRARRQLVEHLRASADFLLRQRGHAALLQGLQRDILRRARQRQPGFERLPIAEQWQHLGRMTRLPVGAISQAMRPHPKQRMSAADFTRQVAHLQTLRNAL, encoded by the coding sequence ATGACCCGCACGACACGTGCGCTGCTGGTCGTGCTGCTGCTCGCCGTGCTCAGCGGGCTGGGCTACTACCTGGTGCAGAACCTGCACCCGCAGACCCGCACCCTGGAACTCGGCCCGGCGCCGGAAGCCCGCGCCAACCCCTATCTCGCCGCCGAGCGCTACCTGCGCGGCCGCGGGCTCTCGGTCAACAGCGTCCGCAGCCTCGAAGGACTCGACCAGATGCCGAGCAAGGGGCACACCCTGGTGCTGCTCGGCAGCCGCAACAGCATCACGCCCGGACAGAATCGCCAGCTGATGAGCTGGGTGGAACAGGGCGGCAGCCTGATCGTCACCGCCGAACACCTGTGGGACGACAAGACCGGCAAGAGCGGCGACCCGCTGCTCGACCCGCTTGGTGTGCGCCAGTACCTCAGCAAGGACCTGGACAAGGCACCAGGAATAGGCACCGACGGCGACAAGGGACAGACGCAGGACGCCGAGGGCGCGGACACCGACGCCGCGCCGCCAGCCGAGACGGACGACCCGACCCGCGCCAGTGCTGATGACGCCTATCCGGACCTGACCAAGCTCTACCTGGACAACGAGCAAGCCCCGGCCTACTTCGGCTTCGATACCGAATACCACCTCTTCGACTCGAAGAACCTGGCCTACGCCTGGGCCAACAGCCACGACACCACCCACCTGCTGCAACTGCAGCAAGGCGAAGGCCTGATCACCGTCCTTACCGACAACTGGATCTGGCAGAACGACAAGCTCGACGAATACGACAACGCCTGGCTGCTCTGGTACCTGACCCAGGACAGCGCCGTCACCCTGGTCTACCGCGCCGACAGCGACAGCCTGCTCAGCCTGCTGCTGCGCAATTATCCCCAGGCCCTGCTCGCTGGCGCCCTGCTGCTGGCCCTTGTGTTGTGGCGAGTCAGCCTGCGCCAGGGGCCGCTGCAGCCGGTGCCCAGCCGCGCACGCCGGCAACTGGTCGAGCACCTGCGCGCCAGCGCCGACTTCCTGCTCCGCCAGCGCGGCCACGCGGCCCTGCTGCAAGGCTTGCAACGCGATATCCTGCGCCGCGCGCGGCAACGCCAGCCCGGCTTCGAACGCCTGCCCATCGCCGAGCAATGGCAGCACCTGGGGCGCATGACGCGCCTGCCGGTCGGCGCCATCAGCCAGGCCATGCGGCCCCACCCGAAACAGCGCATGAGCGCCGCCGACTTCACCCGCCAGGTCGCGCACCTGCAAACCCTCAGGAATGCCCTATGA
- a CDS encoding AAA family ATPase, giving the protein MTDQTPESSATTPPNPTLQRQRASQLAQALRHELQKALIGQVGVIDDVLTALLAGGHVLVEGVPGLGKTLLVRALARCFDGAFARIQFTPDLMPSDVTGHAVYDLASEQFKLRKGPVFTNLLLADEINRAPAKTQAALLEVMQERQVTLEGRALSVPQPFMVLATQNPIEQEGTYPLPEAELDRFMLKLRIDYPQEAEEQNLVRQVTRSARSDMLDVAPLRALFKDKDVIALQKIAADLAIDDQVLDYAVRIARTTRNWPGLALGAGPRASIALVRCARARALLRGGDFVIPDDIKGCALAVLRHRVRLSPELDIEGLSVDQVLQQLIDQVPAPRV; this is encoded by the coding sequence ATGACCGATCAGACGCCCGAATCCAGCGCCACCACGCCGCCCAACCCGACGCTCCAGCGCCAGCGCGCCAGCCAGCTGGCCCAGGCGCTGCGCCATGAACTGCAGAAGGCCCTGATAGGCCAGGTCGGGGTCATCGACGACGTGCTGACCGCCCTGCTCGCCGGCGGCCACGTCCTCGTCGAAGGCGTGCCGGGCCTGGGCAAGACCTTGCTGGTGCGGGCCCTGGCGCGCTGCTTCGACGGCGCCTTCGCACGCATCCAGTTCACCCCCGACCTGATGCCCAGCGACGTCACCGGCCACGCCGTGTACGACCTGGCCAGCGAGCAGTTCAAGCTGCGCAAGGGCCCGGTGTTCACCAACCTGCTGCTGGCCGACGAGATCAACCGCGCGCCGGCGAAGACCCAGGCCGCCCTGCTGGAAGTCATGCAGGAACGCCAGGTGACCCTGGAGGGCCGCGCCCTCTCGGTGCCGCAGCCGTTCATGGTGCTGGCCACGCAGAACCCGATCGAGCAGGAAGGCACCTACCCGCTGCCCGAGGCCGAGCTGGACCGCTTCATGCTCAAGCTGCGCATCGACTACCCGCAGGAGGCCGAGGAGCAGAACCTGGTGCGCCAGGTCACCCGTTCGGCGCGCAGCGACATGCTCGACGTGGCGCCCCTGCGCGCGCTGTTCAAGGACAAGGACGTGATCGCCCTGCAGAAGATCGCCGCGGACCTGGCGATCGACGACCAGGTGCTCGACTACGCCGTGCGCATCGCCCGCACCACGCGCAACTGGCCGGGCCTGGCGCTCGGCGCCGGTCCCCGCGCGTCCATCGCCCTGGTGCGTTGCGCCCGGGCTCGCGCCCTGCTGCGCGGCGGCGACTTCGTGATCCCCGACGACATCAAGGGCTGCGCCCTCGCCGTGCTGCGCCACCGCGTGCGGCTTTCGCCGGAGCTGGATATCGAGGGCCTGTCGGTGGACCAGGTGCTGCAACAACTCATCGACCAGGTGCCGGCGCCGCGCGTATGA
- a CDS encoding DUF58 domain-containing protein: protein MKPSRALLALLATLAIAGLLLGSATALGSPAPAILGSLWWGALLAILALAAVDALRLRRLPSPRLQRQLAGNLPLGRWSDVRLQLHHGFRQPLRVTLFDHLPAGMEFEYLPQAVELHPGELTELGYRVRPLQRGHFVFPRCEIELPSPLRLWRGRRYLEQRDETRVYPDFARIYGAELMAVDHWLSRIGVRPGQRRGLGLEFHQLREFRDGDTLRQIDWKATARKRTPIAREYQDERDQQILFLLDCGRHMRSKDGDLTHFDHALNASLLLAYVALRQGDAVGLLTFAGERTRHLPPAKGNAQLGALLNAVYDLESSQRPADYANAIQTVLGRQRRRALVVLVTNLRDEEDDELVASVRRLGRQHRVLVASLREEVLDQLRQAPVQGYEEALTYCGALDYLNARAGLHEKLLANGVPVLDARPSQLGPELVSRYLGWKRAGAL, encoded by the coding sequence ATGAAGCCCTCGCGCGCGCTGCTCGCGCTGCTCGCCACGCTCGCTATCGCTGGGTTGCTGCTGGGCAGCGCCACGGCCCTGGGCAGCCCGGCTCCGGCGATCCTCGGCAGCCTCTGGTGGGGTGCGCTGCTCGCCATATTGGCGCTGGCGGCGGTCGACGCCCTGAGGTTGCGCCGCCTGCCCTCGCCGCGCCTGCAACGCCAACTGGCCGGCAACCTGCCGCTGGGGCGCTGGAGCGACGTGCGCCTGCAACTGCACCACGGCTTCCGCCAGCCCCTGCGCGTGACGCTCTTCGACCACCTGCCCGCCGGCATGGAGTTCGAGTACCTGCCGCAAGCAGTCGAGCTGCACCCCGGCGAACTCACGGAACTCGGCTACCGCGTGCGACCGCTGCAACGCGGCCACTTCGTCTTCCCCCGTTGCGAGATCGAACTGCCCAGCCCTCTGCGCCTGTGGCGCGGCCGGCGCTACCTCGAACAGCGCGACGAAACCCGCGTCTACCCCGACTTCGCACGCATCTACGGCGCCGAGCTGATGGCCGTCGACCACTGGCTCAGCCGCATCGGCGTGCGCCCCGGGCAACGCCGCGGGCTGGGGCTGGAGTTCCACCAGCTGCGCGAATTCCGCGACGGCGACACCCTGCGCCAGATCGACTGGAAGGCCACCGCGCGCAAGCGCACGCCAATCGCCCGCGAATACCAGGACGAGCGCGACCAGCAGATCCTCTTCCTGCTCGACTGCGGCCGGCACATGCGCAGCAAGGACGGCGACCTCACCCACTTCGACCACGCGCTCAACGCCAGCCTGCTGCTGGCCTACGTGGCGCTGCGCCAGGGCGATGCCGTGGGCCTGCTGACCTTCGCCGGCGAGCGCACCCGTCACCTGCCGCCGGCCAAGGGCAACGCCCAGCTCGGCGCCCTGCTCAACGCGGTCTACGACCTCGAAAGCAGCCAGCGCCCAGCCGACTACGCCAACGCCATCCAGACCGTGCTCGGCCGCCAGCGTCGCCGCGCGCTGGTGGTGCTGGTGACGAACCTGCGCGATGAGGAAGACGACGAACTGGTCGCCTCCGTGCGCCGCCTCGGCCGCCAGCACCGCGTGCTGGTCGCCAGCCTGCGCGAGGAAGTTCTCGACCAGCTGCGCCAGGCGCCGGTGCAAGGTTACGAAGAAGCCCTGACCTACTGCGGCGCCCTCGACTACCTCAACGCCCGCGCCGGGCTGCACGAAAAGCTGCTGGCCAACGGCGTGCCGGTGCTCGACGCCCGCCCCAGCCAGCTCGGCCCCGAGCTGGTCAGCCGCTACCTGGGCTGGAAGCGCGCCGGCGCCCTCTGA